One Alphaproteobacteria bacterium LSUCC0396 genomic region harbors:
- a CDS encoding diacylglycerol kinase has product MIFENHLVQARSRPGEYHFSDNPHKSNQGLKRVFAAAKNSLSGLIHAFREESAFRQEVFLAVFFVPTALLLPVSALETALMLITIALVWIVELLNSGIEAAVDRISLSNHGLSKRAKDYGSAAVMIALIVCATTHFLFVWRWLFGE; this is encoded by the coding sequence TTGATTTTCGAAAATCATTTGGTTCAGGCAAGGTCTCGGCCGGGTGAATATCACTTTTCCGATAACCCCCATAAGTCGAACCAGGGACTGAAACGTGTTTTTGCAGCTGCCAAAAATTCGTTATCCGGGCTAATTCATGCATTTCGTGAGGAGAGTGCCTTTCGTCAGGAAGTGTTTCTTGCAGTTTTTTTTGTTCCAACAGCGCTGCTGTTGCCGGTTAGCGCATTAGAGACAGCCTTGATGCTGATAACAATAGCGCTGGTCTGGATAGTTGAGCTTCTGAACAGCGGTATAGAAGCTGCAGTGGACCGAATCTCATTGTCAAATCACGGACTATCAAAACGAGCAAAGGATTACGGGAGCGCTGCTGTAATGATTGCTCTAATCGTGTGTGCAACAACCCACTTTTTATTTGTTTGGAGATGGTTGTTTGGGGAGTAG